The Myxococcaceae bacterium JPH2 nucleotide sequence CACCGTGCCCGCCACGCCCCCGGGAAACAGGCGGTCCGCGTCCAGCGTCACGGGCTCGATGCGGCCCTCGCGCAGCGGCACCTCCACGGGCCCCGCCTCCTGTCCCGAGCGGGCCCGCAACCACAAGCGCACCCGTCGATCCGGGGGCAGCGGCGCGAGCACCGCGTCCTGCCCTGACGAGACAGGCAGCGGCGAGCCATCCCGCATCGCCGCCGCCAGCGCGGGCGCCGCCAACCGCACGAAAGACAGCCACGCGCTGGCCCGCTCAGCCTCGGCCGGCAGGGGATCCACGCCGCGCTCCACGCGGAGGGAGAAGGGCCCTGCGTCGGCGTGGGTGCTCAAGAGCCGCACCCGCACACCCGTGGGCGGCGTCGCGCGCAGCACGCCCAGGTCCACCTCACCCGAGCGCGGCGGCTCCCCCGACATCCAGTCCCCGGACCAGGAAGTCCCATCCTCTTCCCACGCGAGCACGCGGTAGCGCGGCGCGGAAGGCACGTCCACGGGCCCCACCTGACCACCGCCCGCCGTGGGCGCCACCGCGACGGGCGACCACGTCGAGACATTGGCCAGCTCCTCCAACCGCGACGGGCCCGCGCGCTCCCCCTCGCGCTGAGCGCGCTCCCAGGTGAGCCGGTCCGCCTCGGAGATGAAGGCCACGCCCAAGCGCGCCTCACCTCGGAACGGATGGTCTCCGGCCAACGTCGCGCGCAGGCGAAGTCCCGAAGGCACGGACGCATCGACGCGCGGCGAAGGCGCGGTCGCGACCGGCGGGGCCGAGGGCTCGCTCGGAAAGACACCCTCGGCGCGACGAGCAACAGGCAGGGCGAGCCATCCCGCGAGCAGCAGGAAGCCCACCCCCACACTCAGCAGCGCGATGAGACGACCGCGCCTCAATCCGTGTCGCCGGTGGAATACAAAGACATCCACACCGGCGCGTGGTCCGAGACACGCGTCACGAAGTCCAAGGTGTCTTCGACGTAATCGCGACCGGCGCTGGAGAACTCCGTCACGTACGCGTCCTGCAACCAGAAGTGGTCATACGCGCTCGCGAAGCCGCCCGAGGAGTTGAGCGTGGTGGGCGTGTTCAGCTTGCACGACACGGCCGGGACCGTGGCCTTCAGCGGAGCCCAGGCCGCCGCGGTGCCCGCCTGGTTGTGGTCGCCCACGAGGATGACATCCTGGTCCGTGCCGCTCTCGGACTGCACGGCCTCGAACACCGGCTGGATGGCCATGGCCTCCGCCTTGCGGTCCGCTGTCGTGCCGAACACGGTGTGCCAGTTGAGGAACGTGTAGTCCTCGCCCGTGGGCACGTGACGGACCTTGACGATTTGAGGCTCGCGCTCGAACACGTCGTCCACGTCATCCCAGACCGTGGAGGACAGCAGCTCCACCGTGTCCGCGCGGTACAGCACCGCGTAGGACTCCTTGTAGGACGAGCGCCCCAGCGCCGGCGTCACCACCGCCGTCCACGCCACCCCCGACACCTGGGTCAGCGATTGCGCGATGCCCTGCGCCGCCGAGGCGTACATCACCTCTTGCAGGAACACGACGTCGCAACCCGCGCTGGACGTGCTCGTGGAGCCGAACTGGTTCCAGATCTGCTGGGCATCATCCAGATAGGTCTGCTCCGCGGCCCACCCCTCGTGCCGCAGGTTCCAGCTCACCACCCGCAGGTACGAGCCCGCGTGCGCGAGCGTGGGTACCACGAACACAGCCGACACCACGGCGCACAACACCCACGACGGCAGTCGCATGAACAGGAACCTCATCCGATGGGCCCAGGACATCGGCACCCATCTTCTGAATCCCCTGCTCGGCCAGCAATCCTCTTTCTCGCAACAACACGCAATAGCGGCCAGACAAGAAGGGCCGGAGCGGCGGTGCGCGTTGCGTCAGAGGGAGAGTCTCCCGCGACCGTCCGGGCCCGCGGGAGTCTCGGAGCGCGTCAGGCCTTGGGGGGCTCGTTCGCGCGTCGCTCGGCCATCTCGCGGCGGACTTCATCCATGTCCAGGGCGCGGACCTGACCAATCAGGTCCTCCAGCGCCGCGGCCGGGAGCGCTCCCGGCTGCTCGAACAGGAGGATGCCGTCGCGGAACATCATCAGCGTCGGGATGGAGCGAATCGCGAACGCGCCCGACAAATCCGGCTGCGCGTCCGTATCAATCTTCCCGAAGACGATGTCCGCGTGCTTGCCGGACGCAGCCTCGAAGGTGGGCGCGAACGCGCGACACGGGCCACACCAGGCCGCCCACCAGTCCAGGATGACGATGCCCTTCGACACCGTCTCCTTGAAGTTATCCTTCGTGATTTCCACCGTCGCCATGACGGACCTTCCTTCCCGGGGAACCCGGGGGCTGTGCTAGCGGACCTCGAGCAGCTCCACCTCGAACAGGAGCGTCGAGTTGGGCGGGATGACGGGCGGGTAGCCGCGAGCGCCGTAGCCCATCTCAGGAGGAATGGTGAGCTTGCGCACACCGCCCACCTTCATCCCGGCCACGCCCTTGTCCCAGCCCTGGATGACCTGACCCGCACCGAGCTTGAACGTGAAGCCCTGACCGCGGTCCCGGCTGCTGTCGAACTTGGAGCCATTGGTCAGCGTCCCCACGTAGTGCACCGTGACGGACTTGCCCGCCGTCGCCTCGGTCCCCGTGCCCACCTTCACGTCTTCCAGCTTCAACGTCATGCTCGCGGCTCCTCTGGATTCAACGCCGAAAGGCCCACTCTAACGCGGAGTCTCGGCGGCCGCCGCTCCCAAGCGAGCAGCGACGCGGCCCCGTTGGATTCCGGGCACCGCGCCGCTGTCTCTACCAGGGAACTCGCCGGGGCTGGCGCCTAGAACGTACCGCCCAGGTTGAGCGTGCCCGCGTAGCTGCCACCCCCGCTCAAGTCACCGCCGCCCGAGGAGATATCCGGGGCGAACTGCTTGTCGAACAGGAGGTTGTAATTGACGCGCGCGTCCGCGGTGAAGTGGCCCACATGGCCTCGCAGACCCACGCCCACCGGCACGTTGCCCACCGTGTCGTCCTTGAAGCCCAGCGACTGGCCGCCACGGAAGTGGTAGTTGCTCACGCCAATCCCTCCCAGCACATACGGCTGCCACGCGCCCGGAGTCACCGCCAGGGTCAGCGCGGCCTGGCCACCGTTGCGGACCAGGTCCGGGCCGCTGACGCCCACGTTGGTGTTGTCACGCGACTTCACGTCGTTGAGCGCGCCCGTGTAGCCGACCTCCACCCCCAGCACCGAGTTGGGACGGATGGCCGCGGACACGCCCGCCGTCGCGCCCGGCTGGATTTGCGGCGCCAGCGCGCCCGTGTAGCCCTCCACACCAGCGCCCAGGAGCACCGTGACGCCGGTCTCCTTGTTCTTCTTCTCCTTCTCCGGCTTGGGCGGCTCCACGTTCACGACCTGCGTGTTCGAAGGCCGGTAGTCCGGAGGCGGCTGGGCCAAGCCACTGCCGCCCGTGCCGCTCTCACCGGAGAGGCTCCCCTGCTGCGACTTCGGGTAGCTCTCCGACTGGCCTTGCGGCGGCGGGGGCGGGGGCGTCGGCGGCGGCGCCTGCATCATCGGCTGGGCGGGGGCAATGGACCCACTGTTCCCCTGGAACTCCGAGCCGCTGCCTCCCGTGCCGCTGCCACCCACGCCAGCGCCCGAGTTCTGGTTCACGGGCTCGCACCGGTAGGGCACGTTCATATACATCGTGCCCGGCGAGCCCTGGCTCGCGCCGCTCGGCATCGCGCTGGAGGAAGCACTGCTGGTGCTGCTCCCTTGCGAGTCGCTGCTGCCACTGCCACCCACGCCCGAGTCCTGCTGCATGGATGGGTCCTGCGCCTGCGGCTCGATGATGAGGCTGTCCTCTTGGACATCCACATCGGGCGCCTGCGCCACGACCTTGTCGGCATCCTTCGCGCGGTCCGCTTTCACCTGCCCCGGAGGACAATCCGCGGCCACCGCTCCCGACCCATACATGAGCGCCGCCAGCACGCCCGACAGAATCGCTGCTTTCATCCCGACCTCCATCGTCGAATGACTGACGAGAAGGTTGTTGCCGGCGGAACATCCGACAAGGCACACCCAGCCCCGAGGGATGAGCGCTGGCCGCTCGCCCGAGGGGCGGGCGGTCAGACGTGGCGCGGGACCGACATCACAGCGAGCGGGCGCACGGCGGGGCCGAAAACTAGGCGTCTTTCAGCCACCCGCTGCCGGTGACGACAGGCAATTGCAGAGCGCGCTCGCGGTCCAGGTCCAGGTTGCCAATGTGCAGCGACAGCGGCGACTGCACCCACTTGTAGATGGACTGCTGGAACAGTCGGACGAACTTCTCCACATAGGCCGCGGCGCGCGAGGCCTCGACCTCCGGGAACATGGCCGCGAGCGCCGTGCGCATCTCCGAGGGCGTCAGCTTCTCGCCCGCGTACAGGTAGAAGCACGCGTCGAGGATGGGGAAGGGCATCAGCTCCTCCTCGCCCATCTGGTTGTGCGCCAGCTCCGGACCGGCCGGCTTCGCCAACACCTTGCGGATGCCCTCCAGGCCCGTCGTCTCCAGCAGGTAGTCCAAGAGGTACATCACCACCGTCTTGGGGACGTTGGCGATGACGGCGAGCGCGCCCATGAGGTCACCGCCAATGGTGGTGTAGCCCACGGACTTCTCACTCATGTTGCCCGTCTGGAGGAAGAGGCCGCCGCTGGAGTTGCTCCAGTTCCACATGCGCTGCGCGCGCAGGCGGGCCTGGATGTTCTGCTCGGTGAGGGGGCTGATGGGCGTGTCGCCGAGCATCGTCTTCGTGACGGCGAGCTCGCGCGCGAAGGCCTCTTCGATGGACACCACCTGGAACGGCACGCCCAGCTCGCGCGCGATGGTCTCCGCCGCGTCGCGCGTCTGCTGACTGGAGTACGGGCTGGGCATGTAGAAGGCCTGGAGCAGCGAGCCCGGGTTCTGGGGCCGCACCCGCTTCGCGTAGCGATGCGCGATGAGCAGGGTCAGCAGCGAGTCACGTCCGCCGGACAACGCAATGCCTAGCAACTTGAAGGCGCGCGTCTTCTCGAAGTAGTCGCCCACGCCCAGGGCGAGCGCGTCGAGCACGTCCTCACACAAGGCCACGCGCGCCGAGCGGCGGGTGTCGGGGCCGGGCAAGAAGAAGCTGCGGTGAGGCGGCACGGGATAGGTGAGTGACTCTCGGCGCGAACGCACCGCGCCCGTGCAGTCCACCGTGGGCACCTGGGACTTGCCCGAGGCCAACCAGGCCTCGCGGTCCACGCGCCACGTGGTGGCCTCGGCGCGCAGGCGCACGGTGCGGTCCAGGTCCACCACCGCGGAGGCGTAGCCCTCCTGGAAGCGCGGCGTCTCCAGCACGTGCCGGCCGTTCTGGTTGAGGAAGCCGCCGCCGTCGAAGATGAGCCCGTCGTTGCTGCCCACGGCGTTGGCGTAGGCGATGGTGCACTGATGGTCGGAGGCGCGCGTGGCGATGAGTTCGCGGCGCGTCTCCACGTAGCCGATGCGGAAGGGCGAGGCGGAGATGTTCACCACCAGCTCGCCGCCCGAGTAGGTGCGGCGGCGCATGGGGCCATCCGCGCTCCAGATGTCCTCGCAGACTTCGGGGGCGAGCACGCCGAAGTCGAAGCGGAAGACGTAGTCGCCCAGCGGGATGCCGCGATGGACCTCCGCCATGCCCGGCTGGCCTCGGCCGTAGGTGCGGCCCTCGTAGAAGATGTTGTAGGTGGGCAGCTTCTCCTTGGGCACGAGGCCCAGCACCTTGCCGCCCGCGACCACGGCCGCGCAGTTGAGGCGCACGCCCTGGTGAGGCACGCCCACGCCGAGCACGAACGCCGTGGGGAACGCGGCGGTCTCCTTGGCGAAGCGCTCCAGCTCGGGCCACTGGTGGTCCATGAAGCCCTGCCACTGGACCAGGTCCTCGGCGGGGTAGCCAGAGATGAGCTGCTCCTGGAAGACGCCCACCGTCACCTGCTCATCCGCCATCCGTCGGGCGAGCGCGAGGGCCCGGTCCACGTTCTGGGCGAAGGCGCCCACGGTGGTGTTGACGCTGGCGATGCCAATCTTCACGAGCCGCATGGTGCGTCGATTCCTTCATGCCGCCGCGCGAGGGAGCGGGCGGTCGCTGACGTTGAGGGCCCCAGCAATGCCCGGGACGGGCGCGGAGGCAAGCCCCGAGGCACGCCCCGTCAGTTGAGCGGGCCGCTGGGCCGCATGGGCTGGAGGCGGCCGATGAGTTCGCCCACGTCCTCGAGGACCATCTCCAGTCGGCGGCGCACGTTCAACTCTTCCAACAATTCCTGGCGGCGTTCGGCCTCGGGAATGACGGCGGAGGCGACCACGTCCGCGAGCATGCCGCCGGTGGCGCGCGCGGCCACGGGCAGGAGGTTCTCGGCGAAGGACGGCGGCACGCGTCCGGCGAGTTCGAACACGGCCTGACGGAGCTGCTCTTCCTCGGGGCCCGAGTAGGGCATCTCGGGGAGGACCTCGCCGCGGACCTCGCGATAGAGGTGCTCGGTGGTCAGCTCCTCGAGGCAGCGCACGCGGCTGATGCCTTGAAGGAGGATGTTGTAGCGCCCGTCCTCGACCTGTTCATCCCAGAGGATGACGCCGGCGCAGAGCATGGGCTGGAGCGAGGGTTTTCCCTCGTAGTTGCCCTCCCAGCCGGGGACGAGCTGCGCCATGGCCATGACGCGGTCGGTGGCGAGGGCCTCCTTCACGAGCGCGCGATAGCGAGGCTCGAAGATATGGAGGGGGATGACGGTGTGGGGGAACAAGACAGCGGAGGGCAGGGGGAAGACCTTGAGCGAGGCACGGGCAGCGCGCTCGACGCGTTCCTGGGCGGTCATCGGGGGCATCCTTCCTGAGTTGATAAGCTCCCGGGGCGCCGGTCGCATTTCAATCAAGCGCCAGCCCGGCCGCTCCTGGCAACCCACCTGGGAGAAGCCCCCGGAATCTCAAGGGATTCCGAGCCACCGCCCGCTCAAGCCTTGCGCAGAGCGGCAACGGTCTTCAGGACGTTCCAGAGCCCAAAGAACGCGGGCCCAGACTCCACCTCCATCACGATGTCCTCGCCCGTGCGGCGCTGAATCCGCAGCCAGCTCAGGGCGAGTTTCCCCTGAGCACCCGAACCCAGCGCGACACCGACATGCGCGGCGTCCGTCGTCGCATCCTCGACCTCTTCCCAGCGGATGGAGGTGACGCCATGTCCCCGGTCCAGCACGACGCGCTCGGTGGTGACGAGCAGCCACTCCCCCGGGCTCCGGCAGAACGCAATGACAGGCAGCTCTCCAGCATGCACAGAGGCACTCTCGACCAACCGGGTGCGCACATCCTCCGGGAAGTGACCGAACTCGCGTGTCGACGGCCCCTCCCCACCGGTTCGGGAGAAGATCCGAACAAGCCTCTGAGCTCGCGCTTCGGCACTGAGCATCGCCCCCCCCAAGCAGTCTTTCGTATCGCAGATGTCGCGGCGCACCCACCCCGCGACCGCGGCCCATGAAACACGACCAGCCGAACCATCAGATTGCCCGTCCGAGAGGCCTCATGCGAGACTCAAATTCCTGTCCAGCCACAGAACGCCGGAGCCGCCATGGCAAACTCGGTG carries:
- a CDS encoding deoxyribonuclease I, which produces MRLPSWVLCAVVSAVFVVPTLAHAGSYLRVVSWNLRHEGWAAEQTYLDDAQQIWNQFGSTSTSSAGCDVVFLQEVMYASAAQGIAQSLTQVSGVAWTAVVTPALGRSSYKESYAVLYRADTVELLSSTVWDDVDDVFEREPQIVKVRHVPTGEDYTFLNWHTVFGTTADRKAEAMAIQPVFEAVQSESGTDQDVILVGDHNQAGTAAAWAPLKATVPAVSCKLNTPTTLNSSGGFASAYDHFWLQDAYVTEFSSAGRDYVEDTLDFVTRVSDHAPVWMSLYSTGDTD
- the nadE gene encoding NAD(+) synthase; this translates as MRLVKIGIASVNTTVGAFAQNVDRALALARRMADEQVTVGVFQEQLISGYPAEDLVQWQGFMDHQWPELERFAKETAAFPTAFVLGVGVPHQGVRLNCAAVVAGGKVLGLVPKEKLPTYNIFYEGRTYGRGQPGMAEVHRGIPLGDYVFRFDFGVLAPEVCEDIWSADGPMRRRTYSGGELVVNISASPFRIGYVETRRELIATRASDHQCTIAYANAVGSNDGLIFDGGGFLNQNGRHVLETPRFQEGYASAVVDLDRTVRLRAEATTWRVDREAWLASGKSQVPTVDCTGAVRSRRESLTYPVPPHRSFFLPGPDTRRSARVALCEDVLDALALGVGDYFEKTRAFKLLGIALSGGRDSLLTLLIAHRYAKRVRPQNPGSLLQAFYMPSPYSSQQTRDAAETIARELGVPFQVVSIEEAFARELAVTKTMLGDTPISPLTEQNIQARLRAQRMWNWSNSSGGLFLQTGNMSEKSVGYTTIGGDLMGALAVIANVPKTVVMYLLDYLLETTGLEGIRKVLAKPAGPELAHNQMGEEELMPFPILDACFYLYAGEKLTPSEMRTALAAMFPEVEASRAAAYVEKFVRLFQQSIYKWVQSPLSLHIGNLDLDRERALQLPVVTGSGWLKDA
- a CDS encoding LON peptidase substrate-binding domain-containing protein, with translation MTAQERVERAARASLKVFPLPSAVLFPHTVIPLHIFEPRYRALVKEALATDRVMAMAQLVPGWEGNYEGKPSLQPMLCAGVILWDEQVEDGRYNILLQGISRVRCLEELTTEHLYREVRGEVLPEMPYSGPEEEQLRQAVFELAGRVPPSFAENLLPVAARATGGMLADVVASAVIPEAERRQELLEELNVRRRLEMVLEDVGELIGRLQPMRPSGPLN
- a CDS encoding FKBP-type peptidyl-prolyl cis-trans isomerase, with amino-acid sequence MTLKLEDVKVGTGTEATAGKSVTVHYVGTLTNGSKFDSSRDRGQGFTFKLGAGQVIQGWDKGVAGMKVGGVRKLTIPPEMGYGARGYPPVIPPNSTLLFEVELLEVR
- a CDS encoding thiol reductase thioredoxin — encoded protein: MATVEITKDNFKETVSKGIVILDWWAAWCGPCRAFAPTFEAASGKHADIVFGKIDTDAQPDLSGAFAIRSIPTLMMFRDGILLFEQPGALPAAALEDLIGQVRALDMDEVRREMAERRANEPPKA
- a CDS encoding carboxypeptidase regulatory-like domain-containing protein, coding for MPVARRAEGVFPSEPSAPPVATAPSPRVDASVPSGLRLRATLAGDHPFRGEARLGVAFISEADRLTWERAQREGERAGPSRLEELANVSTWSPVAVAPTAGGGQVGPVDVPSAPRYRVLAWEEDGTSWSGDWMSGEPPRSGEVDLGVLRATPPTGVRVRLLSTHADAGPFSLRVERGVDPLPAEAERASAWLSFVRLAAPALAAAMRDGSPLPVSSGQDAVLAPLPPDRRVRLWLRARSGQEAGPVEVPLREGRIEPVTLDADRLFPGGVAGTVTLHGRVLLGDSSRAPPDAVVELPGGRTLAVASDGRFLAPELPAWRPTRFTLRVPEPSRGRPVAPARWAFTFTPTAGRTEAEEVWKVPVYRWLLLQLDGFTQGQLATRTQAPFPVYALQRRDEAGAWRDVAAEAFLPEPEGLAVSLTSPGTYRVLIATSPVAVSPSPAVALNEGDSEVAVSPRLGEEGVPCEVQVTEGGRPVYGAEVTAVGEVASLPPLRGHTDAEGRWRLGRVKGGALHVEVGASGHAPWEREAAAECLRSGRIEVRW